In Haloplanus rubicundus, one DNA window encodes the following:
- a CDS encoding hydroxysqualene dehydroxylase: MSTRTPRVAVLGGGVGGLSAAHELAERGVEVTVYEARERLGGKARSFPISTHDGGTVQAEHGFRFFPGFYRNLRETMDRIPRPEGGTVADSLVHTDETLITSTNGPETVSETRTPRTVAEWAEAFKPTIGGGELTPSETNYFLRRLLVLLTSCRARRERELDRVSWWEFVDAEAQSPAYRKHLAESTQALVALQPQRGSARTIGQIYVQLMLDQIDPTRPTEAVLNGPTSDVWIDPWVAHLESLGVDFHTDTPVTSVDCDGDVVTGVELAGDERATADHYVAALPVEVMASLVTPALRQAAPSLAHVERLDTAWMNGIQFYLTEDVPLARGHQAYTDSPWALTAISQRQFWDEGPFDVGADNDDAVQGVLSVIVSDWETPGVVYDKPARECSREEIKTEVWHQLAAHLNRDAERLSEDALYDWVLDPAIVEDGGRMANAEPLLINTVDSLRYRPRAVTEAPNLVLAADYVRTETDLATMESANEAARRAVRGIIDRTGVDADPPTVWDLDEPRLFDPAKRQDEVAFKLGLPHPGEAERGLRKAVRGLWG, from the coding sequence ATGTCGACGCGAACACCACGGGTCGCCGTGCTCGGCGGGGGGGTCGGCGGCCTGAGTGCCGCCCACGAACTCGCCGAGCGTGGCGTGGAGGTCACCGTCTACGAGGCACGGGAGCGACTGGGCGGGAAGGCCCGAAGCTTCCCCATCTCGACCCACGACGGCGGCACGGTTCAGGCCGAACACGGCTTCCGTTTTTTCCCCGGTTTCTACCGCAACCTGCGCGAGACGATGGATCGAATTCCGCGGCCCGAGGGCGGGACGGTGGCAGACAGCCTCGTCCACACGGACGAGACGCTGATCACGAGCACGAACGGCCCGGAGACGGTGTCGGAGACGCGGACCCCCCGGACGGTGGCGGAGTGGGCCGAGGCGTTCAAACCGACCATCGGCGGCGGCGAGCTGACTCCCTCGGAAACGAACTACTTCTTACGGCGTCTGTTGGTGTTGCTCACCAGCTGTCGGGCGCGTCGCGAACGCGAGCTCGACCGGGTGTCGTGGTGGGAGTTCGTCGACGCCGAAGCGCAGTCGCCGGCCTACCGCAAACACCTCGCGGAGAGCACACAGGCGCTGGTGGCGCTCCAGCCACAACGCGGTAGTGCCCGGACCATCGGCCAGATATACGTCCAGTTGATGCTGGATCAGATCGATCCCACCCGTCCCACCGAGGCGGTGCTCAACGGACCGACGAGCGACGTGTGGATCGACCCCTGGGTGGCGCATCTGGAGTCGCTGGGCGTCGACTTCCACACCGACACGCCGGTCACGAGCGTCGATTGCGACGGCGACGTCGTGACCGGCGTCGAACTCGCGGGGGACGAGCGCGCGACGGCCGACCACTACGTCGCCGCGCTCCCCGTGGAGGTGATGGCGTCGCTGGTGACGCCCGCACTCCGACAGGCGGCGCCGTCGCTCGCACACGTCGAGCGCCTCGACACCGCGTGGATGAACGGCATCCAGTTCTACCTCACCGAGGACGTGCCCCTCGCGCGCGGCCACCAAGCCTACACCGACTCGCCGTGGGCGCTGACCGCCATCTCCCAGCGGCAGTTCTGGGACGAGGGACCCTTCGACGTGGGCGCCGACAACGACGACGCCGTCCAGGGCGTGCTCTCCGTCATCGTCTCCGACTGGGAGACGCCGGGCGTCGTCTACGACAAACCCGCCCGCGAGTGCAGTCGCGAGGAGATCAAAACGGAGGTGTGGCACCAGCTCGCGGCGCACCTGAACCGCGACGCCGAACGCCTCTCCGAGGACGCCCTCTACGACTGGGTGCTCGACCCGGCGATCGTCGAGGACGGGGGCCGGATGGCGAACGCCGAACCCCTCCTGATCAACACGGTCGATTCCCTGCGCTACCGACCCCGGGCGGTGACCGAGGCGCCGAACCTCGTCCTCGCCGCCGACTACGTGCGCACCGAGACTGATCTCGCGACGATGGAGAGCGCGAACGAGGCGGCCCGCCGAGCGGTCCGGGGTATCATCGACCGGACGGGCGTCGACGCCGATCCACCCACCGTGTGGGACCTCGACGAACCCCGGCTGTTCGACCCGGCGAAACGACAGGACGAGGTGGCGTTCAAGCTCGGCCTGCCGCATCCGGGCGAGGCCGAGCGCGGCCTGCGGAAGGCGGTGCGGGGGCTGTGGGGGTGA
- a CDS encoding pyridoxamine 5'-phosphate oxidase family protein has protein sequence MGVTDAAVSDAVYGSLTAEFATAKGDRPMTVPLTPFYDPTREVVVATAAPAFAGKAERAAANPRVSLLLHGDDGRLHLTGRAAVRDGDPEANAAVVERLLRDEPPSPKRAAMTAAADFLDTRLGLLTLDWYGLRILIEIEPTGVERCPVDDVGATVPAWPAGDVDAGEAATYDRAVATLVQDGWPRSWPLATPTVRDGRLRLSPPPGVSPADGQPACVLLHWHDDDLSSLEQRVVRGRCRIEGGDAWFDPASSVHLRNRSVRDRLRFVVDGKRRTRTYFAERGERYSPWPGLRTLVEW, from the coding sequence GTGGGGGTGACCGACGCGGCCGTCAGCGACGCGGTGTACGGCTCGCTGACCGCCGAGTTCGCGACGGCGAAGGGTGATCGGCCGATGACGGTGCCGCTGACGCCGTTCTACGATCCGACACGCGAGGTGGTCGTCGCGACGGCCGCACCCGCGTTCGCGGGCAAGGCCGAGCGCGCGGCGGCGAACCCGCGCGTGTCGCTCCTGTTGCACGGTGACGACGGACGGCTCCACCTCACCGGCCGAGCGGCGGTCCGAGACGGCGACCCCGAGGCGAACGCCGCCGTCGTCGAGCGACTCCTGCGGGACGAGCCGCCGTCGCCGAAGCGGGCGGCGATGACCGCCGCCGCCGACTTCCTCGACACTCGGCTCGGTCTCCTGACCCTCGACTGGTACGGACTGCGGATCCTGATCGAGATCGAGCCGACGGGGGTCGAGCGGTGCCCGGTCGACGACGTCGGGGCGACGGTGCCGGCGTGGCCCGCGGGCGACGTGGACGCGGGCGAGGCGGCGACGTACGACCGCGCGGTGGCGACGCTGGTCCAGGACGGCTGGCCCCGGAGTTGGCCGCTGGCGACCCCGACCGTCCGGGACGGTCGGCTCCGACTCTCGCCACCGCCGGGCGTCTCGCCCGCGGACGGACAGCCGGCCTGTGTCCTCCTCCACTGGCACGACGACGACCTCTCCAGCCTCGAACAGCGGGTCGTTCGGGGCCGGTGCCGGATCGAGGGCGGCGACGCCTGGTTCGACCCCGCGAGTTCCGTCCACCTCCGGAATCGGAGCGTTCGGGACCGACTCCGGTTCGTCGTCGACGGGAAGCGCCGGACGCGGACGTACTTCGCCGAGCGAGGGGAGCGCTACAGCCCGTGGCCCGGCCTGCGAACGCTCGTGGAGTGGTGA
- a CDS encoding deoxyhypusine synthase, translating to MTDDDADGTDHREEFHEDPLGHADVWAGMSVGDLADEYAKAGIGAAKMGRAVDVYAEMLAREDVTNFFGLAGAMVPGGMRSVVTELIRDGHIDALVTTGANLTHDAIEAVGGKHHHGRTAEAGHERDHDERLRDEGVDRIYNVYLPQEHFTLFEGHLRDRVFPEFDGVVATSEFTGVLGRANLEANEANGVDEDAGIAAAAYENDVPVFVPAIQDSVLGIQAWMHSQVSSFTLDALADLTNITDVAFDAEKAGATVVGGGVPKNFVLQTMLTVPEAYDYGVQLTTDPASTGGLSGATLDEARSWGKLEKSAKNVTVLGDATITLPLLVAAARDRIDDSSD from the coding sequence ATGACCGACGACGACGCGGACGGAACCGATCACCGGGAGGAGTTCCACGAGGATCCGCTCGGCCACGCCGACGTGTGGGCGGGCATGAGCGTCGGTGACCTCGCCGACGAGTACGCCAAGGCGGGAATCGGCGCGGCGAAGATGGGCCGCGCCGTCGACGTGTACGCCGAGATGCTGGCCCGCGAGGACGTGACCAACTTCTTCGGCCTCGCCGGCGCGATGGTGCCCGGCGGGATGCGCTCGGTGGTGACGGAGCTGATCCGCGACGGCCACATCGACGCCCTCGTGACGACGGGCGCGAACCTCACCCACGACGCCATCGAGGCGGTCGGCGGCAAACACCACCACGGCCGGACGGCCGAGGCGGGCCACGAACGCGACCACGACGAACGACTCCGCGACGAAGGGGTGGATCGCATCTACAACGTCTACCTCCCGCAGGAACATTTCACGCTGTTCGAGGGGCACCTCCGTGACCGGGTGTTCCCCGAGTTCGACGGCGTCGTCGCCACCAGCGAGTTCACAGGGGTGCTGGGACGGGCCAATCTGGAGGCCAACGAGGCAAACGGCGTCGACGAGGACGCCGGCATCGCCGCCGCCGCGTACGAGAACGACGTGCCCGTCTTCGTCCCCGCGATTCAGGACTCCGTGCTCGGCATCCAGGCGTGGATGCACTCGCAGGTGTCGTCGTTCACGCTCGACGCGCTCGCGGACCTGACGAACATCACCGACGTCGCCTTCGACGCCGAGAAGGCCGGCGCCACCGTCGTCGGCGGCGGCGTCCCCAAGAACTTCGTCCTCCAGACGATGCTCACGGTGCCGGAGGCGTACGACTACGGTGTCCAGCTCACGACGGACCCCGCCTCGACCGGCGGCCTCTCGGGGGCGACCCTCGACGAGGCGCGGTCGTGGGGGAAGCTGGAGAAGTCGGCGAAAAACGTCACCGTCCTCGGGGACGCGACGATCACCCTCCCGCTTCTCGTCGCCGCCGCGCGCGACCGGATCGACGATAGTAGCGATTGA
- a CDS encoding ArsA family ATPase — MTETDTSIVLYGGKGGVGKTTCAAAHALARSRSGARTLVVSTDPAHSLGDAFERELGPDPTEIRDSLAAVEVDPETGQEAYRGVVEALVAEFRSAGIRLDDADLERLFEAGLIPGGDEVAALEYVARYADADYDAVVFDTAPTGHTLRLLDLPDVLAETLGVAGDVQRRVRRTARAARSMVLGPAAYWGGGDDGDAVAALHDRIEAVGAILRDPERTGFRVVCTPERMAIAESERLVARLREAGVPVDSVVVNRVFTNPDDCDCDRCRRDAARHADRLAAVDETFDLPVRCVPELPGESQGLAALERVADAL, encoded by the coding sequence ATGACCGAGACGGACACCAGCATCGTCCTCTACGGGGGGAAAGGCGGCGTCGGGAAGACGACCTGTGCGGCGGCCCACGCGCTCGCCCGCTCCCGGTCCGGCGCGCGGACGCTCGTCGTCTCCACGGACCCCGCCCACTCGCTGGGGGACGCGTTCGAACGCGAGTTGGGCCCCGATCCCACCGAAATCCGCGACTCGCTCGCGGCGGTGGAAGTCGACCCCGAGACGGGCCAAGAGGCGTATCGCGGCGTCGTCGAGGCGCTGGTCGCCGAGTTCCGGTCGGCGGGGATTCGCCTCGACGACGCCGACCTGGAACGGCTGTTCGAAGCCGGACTGATCCCCGGCGGCGACGAGGTGGCGGCGCTGGAGTACGTCGCCCGCTACGCCGACGCGGACTACGACGCCGTCGTCTTCGACACGGCGCCGACGGGGCACACCCTGCGACTGCTCGATCTACCGGACGTGCTCGCCGAGACGCTGGGCGTCGCCGGCGACGTGCAACGACGGGTGCGACGGACTGCCCGCGCCGCCCGGAGCATGGTGCTCGGTCCCGCGGCCTACTGGGGCGGCGGCGACGACGGCGACGCCGTGGCGGCGCTTCACGACCGCATCGAGGCGGTCGGGGCGATCCTGCGCGACCCCGAGCGGACCGGGTTTCGGGTCGTCTGTACGCCCGAACGCATGGCCATCGCGGAGAGCGAACGCCTCGTCGCGCGCCTGCGCGAGGCCGGGGTGCCGGTCGACTCGGTCGTCGTGAACCGGGTGTTCACGAACCCGGACGACTGCGACTGCGATCGGTGTCGGCGCGACGCGGCGCGCCACGCCGACCGCCTCGCGGCCGTGGACGAGACGTTCGACCTCCCCGTGCGGTGCGTACCCGAACTCCCCGGCGAGTCACAGGGACTGGCCGCGCTGGAGCGGGTCGCGGACGCGCTGTAG